A region of Crenobacter cavernae DNA encodes the following proteins:
- the xsc gene encoding sulfoacetaldehyde acetyltransferase, whose protein sequence is MSDHSTQAQAATPSGPQAMTPSEAFVETLAANGVTDMFGIMGSAFMDAMDIFAPAGIRLIPVVHEQGAGHMADGYARVSGRHGVVIGQNGPGISNCVTSIAAAYWAHSPVVIVTPEAGTMGIGLGGFQEAKQLPMFQEFTKYQGHVTHPARMAEFTGRCFDRAMAEMGPTQLNIPRDYFYGEIKAEIPQPRRLDRGPGGEQSLNEAAELLANAKFPVIISGGGVVMADAIDECKALAERLGAPVVNSYLHNDSFPASHPLWCGPLGYQGSKAAMKLISRADVVVALGSRLGPFGTLPQHGMDYWPKAAKIIQIDADHKMLGLVKKISVGICGDAKAAAIALTARLANRTLACDASREQRADAIATEKAAWEKELDDWTHERDPFSLDMIDENANERTFNGGEYLHPRQVLRELEKAMPDDVMVSTDIGNINSVANSYLRFDKPRSFFAAMSWGNCGYAFPTIIGAKVAAPHRPAVSYAGDGAWGMSLMETMTCVRHQIPVTAVVFHNRQWGAEKKNQVDFYNRRFVAGELDNQSFAAIAQAMGAEGIVVDRLEDVGPALKKAIDLQMNHGKTCIIEILCTRELGDPFRRDALAKPVRLLDKYKDYV, encoded by the coding sequence ATGAGCGATCACTCGACCCAAGCCCAAGCGGCGACCCCCAGCGGCCCGCAAGCGATGACCCCTTCGGAAGCCTTCGTCGAAACCCTGGCCGCCAACGGCGTGACCGACATGTTCGGCATCATGGGCTCGGCCTTCATGGACGCGATGGACATCTTCGCGCCGGCCGGCATCCGCCTGATCCCGGTGGTGCACGAACAGGGCGCCGGCCACATGGCCGACGGCTACGCGCGCGTGTCCGGCCGCCACGGCGTGGTGATCGGCCAGAACGGCCCCGGCATCAGCAATTGCGTGACGTCGATCGCCGCCGCCTACTGGGCGCACAGCCCGGTGGTGATCGTCACCCCGGAGGCCGGCACCATGGGCATCGGCCTCGGCGGTTTCCAGGAGGCGAAGCAGCTGCCGATGTTCCAGGAGTTCACCAAGTACCAGGGCCACGTGACCCACCCGGCGCGGATGGCCGAGTTCACCGGCCGCTGCTTCGACCGCGCGATGGCCGAGATGGGGCCGACCCAACTCAACATCCCGCGCGACTATTTCTACGGCGAGATCAAGGCCGAGATCCCGCAACCGCGCCGGCTCGACCGCGGCCCGGGCGGCGAGCAGAGCCTGAACGAGGCGGCCGAGCTGCTGGCTAACGCCAAATTCCCGGTGATCATTTCCGGCGGCGGCGTGGTGATGGCCGACGCCATCGACGAGTGCAAGGCGTTGGCCGAGCGCCTCGGCGCGCCGGTGGTCAACAGCTATCTGCACAACGATTCGTTCCCGGCCAGCCACCCGTTGTGGTGCGGCCCGCTCGGCTACCAGGGCAGCAAGGCGGCGATGAAGCTGATCTCGCGCGCCGACGTGGTGGTGGCGCTCGGCTCGCGCCTCGGCCCGTTCGGCACGCTGCCGCAGCACGGCATGGACTACTGGCCGAAGGCCGCCAAGATCATCCAGATCGACGCCGACCACAAGATGCTCGGCCTGGTGAAGAAGATCTCGGTCGGCATCTGCGGCGACGCCAAGGCCGCCGCGATCGCGCTGACCGCACGCCTGGCGAACCGCACGCTCGCCTGCGACGCGTCGCGCGAGCAGCGCGCCGATGCGATCGCCACCGAGAAGGCGGCCTGGGAGAAGGAGCTCGACGACTGGACCCACGAGCGCGATCCGTTCAGCCTCGACATGATCGACGAGAACGCCAATGAAAGGACCTTCAACGGCGGCGAGTATTTGCACCCGCGCCAGGTGCTGCGCGAGCTCGAGAAGGCGATGCCGGACGATGTGATGGTGTCGACCGATATCGGCAACATCAACTCGGTCGCCAACAGCTATCTGCGCTTCGACAAGCCGCGCAGCTTCTTCGCCGCGATGAGCTGGGGCAACTGCGGCTACGCGTTCCCGACCATCATCGGCGCCAAGGTCGCCGCGCCGCACCGCCCGGCCGTCTCCTACGCCGGCGACGGCGCCTGGGGCATGAGCCTGATGGAAACCATGACCTGCGTCCGGCACCAGATCCCGGTCACCGCGGTGGTGTTCCACAACCGCCAGTGGGGCGCCGAGAAGAAGAACCAGGTCGACTTCTACAACCGCCGCTTCGTCGCCGGCGAACTCGACAACCAGAGCTTCGCCGCCATCGCCCAAGCGATGGGCGCCGAAGGCATCGTGGTCGACCGGCTCGAGGACGTCGGCCCGGCGCTGAAGAAGGCGATCGACCTGCAGATGAACCACGGCAAGACCTGCATCATCGAGATCCTGTGCACCCGCGAGCTCGGCGACCCGTTCCGTCGCGACGCGCTCGCCAAACCGGTGCGCCTGCTCGACAAGTACAAGGACTACGTCT